Proteins from one Ipomoea triloba cultivar NCNSP0323 chromosome 1, ASM357664v1 genomic window:
- the LOC116028100 gene encoding RNA-binding KH domain-containing protein RCF3 isoform X2: MAGQMNNFGKRLQSDSEFPGNDGGKRRNPTDERDSNTIGPEDTVYRFLCPLGKIGSIIGVGGDIAKQLRAETNSKIRISETIPGCEERVVTLYSSSEETNEYEETGDLISPAQDALFRVHDRVFAEEARMEDELGEPQQIVVRLLVPSDQIGCVIGKGGQVIQNLRSETGAQIRVLSSEHLPPCALGSDELIMITGEGAVVKKALYQVASRLHENPSRSQHLLLSSASIYRSGGGLTYPHAGAHALGMTSVMGSYGSYRNDGRNRVASAKEFSIRLVCPNENIGAVIGKGGSIIKQLRQESGASIKVDSAAAEGDDCIIFVSAKETFEDPSPTIDATMRLQPRCSEKTEKESGDTVITTRLLVPSSRVGCLIGKGGSIISEMRNTTRAGIRILAKENLPKVASEDDEMVQITGDLNVACTALFQIVLRLRANVFEMEGTLAAISPVLPYGGVPPNISEGSKYSNRDNKSRSHGNPMYSGGRDLEDSIPNDSYGGSQIGGGSSYGPYGVYSSRSNSAGSGP, from the exons ATGGCTGGCCAGATGAATAACTTCGGGAAAAGGTTGCAGTCTGATTCAGAATTTCCAGGAAATGATGGAGGCAAACGAAGGAATCCAACTGATGAAAGAGACTCAAATACCATTGGACCAGAGGATACAGTTTACCGTTTTTTGTGTCCCTTAGGTAAAATTGGAAGTATAATTGGTGTGGGTGGGGATATTGCTAAACAGTTGAGAGCTGAaaccaattcaaaaattaggaTAAGTGAGACAATACCTGGATGTGAGGAGCGTGTGGTTACTCTTTATAGTTCGAGTGAAGAAACTAATGAATATGAAGAAACAGGTGATCTAATTTCACCAGCACAGGATGCTCTCTTTAGGGTTCATGACAGAGTATTTGCAGAAGAGGCACGCATGGAAGATGAGCTGGGGGAACCTCAGCAGATTGTTGTTCGGCTTCTTGTGCCATCAGATCAGATAGGTTGTGTTATTGGGAAAGGCGGACAAGTGATCCAAAATTTGCGCAGTGAAACTGGTGCTCAGATTCGAGTTTTAAGCAGTGAACATTTGCCCCCTTGCGCTCTTGGTTCTGATGAGCTGATCATG ATAACAGGGGAAGGTGCAGTTGTGAAAAAGGCACTTTATCAAGTAGCATCACGCCTTCATGAAAACCCTTCACGATCCCAGCACCTGTTACTTTCATCAGCTAGCATTTATAGATCTGGTGGTGGACTTACGTATCCGCATGCTGGTGCCCATGCCTTGGGTATGACTTCTGTAATGGGTTCTTATGGGTCTTACAGAAATGATGGTAGAAATAGGGTGGCTTCTGCAAAGGAATTCTCCATCCGTTTGGTTTGCCCGAACGAAAACATTGGAGCTGTGATTGGCAAAGGTGGAAGTATAATCAAACAGTTAAGACAGGAATCAGGCGCATCAATTAAAGTCGACAGTGCAGCTGCTGAAGGAGATGACTGCATAATATTTGTATCAGCTAAGGAG ACATTTGAAGATCCATCCCCAACAATTGATGCGACTATGCGCCTGCAACCACGGTGCAGTGAGAAAACAGAGAAAGAATCAGGTGATACTGTCATCACAACTCGCTTGCTTGTACCCAGTTCACGAGTTGGATGCCTTATAGGGAAAGGTGGTTCCATCATTAGTGAGATGAGAAATACCACGAGGGCGGGTATTCGTATCCTAGCCAAGGAAAATCTTCCCAAAGTTGCATCTGAAGATGATGAGATGGTGCAG ATTACTGGAGACCTCAATGTTGCTTGCACTGCATTGTTCCAAATAGTTTTGCGCTTGAGGGCAAATGTTTTTGAGATGGAAGGAACTTTAGCTGCAATTTCACCAGTTCTTCCATATGGTGGAGTGCCTCCCAACATCTCAGAAGGTTCAAAGTATTCTAATCGTGATAATAAATCACGTAGCCATGGGAATCCAATGTATTCTGGTGGACGTGATTTAGAGGATTCTATTCCAAATGATAGTTATGGTGGTTCACAg ATTGGTGGTGGAAGTAGTTATGGACCTTATGGAGTTTACTCTAGCCGTTCTAATAGTGCAGG CTCTGGTCCATGA
- the LOC116028100 gene encoding KH domain-containing protein HEN4 isoform X1, producing the protein MAGQMNNFGKRLQSDSEFPGNDGGKRRNPTDERDSNTIGPEDTVYRFLCPLGKIGSIIGVGGDIAKQLRAETNSKIRISETIPGCEERVVTLYSSSEETNEYEETGDLISPAQDALFRVHDRVFAEEARMEDELGEPQQIVVRLLVPSDQIGCVIGKGGQVIQNLRSETGAQIRVLSSEHLPPCALGSDELIMITGEGAVVKKALYQVASRLHENPSRSQHLLLSSASIYRSGGGLTYPHAGAHALGMTSVMGSYGSYRNDGRNRVASAKEFSIRLVCPNENIGAVIGKGGSIIKQLRQESGASIKVDSAAAEGDDCIIFVSAKETFEDPSPTIDATMRLQPRCSEKTEKESGDTVITTRLLVPSSRVGCLIGKGGSIISEMRNTTRAGIRILAKENLPKVASEDDEMVQITGDLNVACTALFQIVLRLRANVFEMEGTLAAISPVLPYGGVPPNISEGSKYSNRDNKSRSHGNPMYSGGRDLEDSIPNDSYGGSQIGGGSSYGPYGVYSSRSNSAGLASHNPVSYGKSNGF; encoded by the exons ATGGCTGGCCAGATGAATAACTTCGGGAAAAGGTTGCAGTCTGATTCAGAATTTCCAGGAAATGATGGAGGCAAACGAAGGAATCCAACTGATGAAAGAGACTCAAATACCATTGGACCAGAGGATACAGTTTACCGTTTTTTGTGTCCCTTAGGTAAAATTGGAAGTATAATTGGTGTGGGTGGGGATATTGCTAAACAGTTGAGAGCTGAaaccaattcaaaaattaggaTAAGTGAGACAATACCTGGATGTGAGGAGCGTGTGGTTACTCTTTATAGTTCGAGTGAAGAAACTAATGAATATGAAGAAACAGGTGATCTAATTTCACCAGCACAGGATGCTCTCTTTAGGGTTCATGACAGAGTATTTGCAGAAGAGGCACGCATGGAAGATGAGCTGGGGGAACCTCAGCAGATTGTTGTTCGGCTTCTTGTGCCATCAGATCAGATAGGTTGTGTTATTGGGAAAGGCGGACAAGTGATCCAAAATTTGCGCAGTGAAACTGGTGCTCAGATTCGAGTTTTAAGCAGTGAACATTTGCCCCCTTGCGCTCTTGGTTCTGATGAGCTGATCATG ATAACAGGGGAAGGTGCAGTTGTGAAAAAGGCACTTTATCAAGTAGCATCACGCCTTCATGAAAACCCTTCACGATCCCAGCACCTGTTACTTTCATCAGCTAGCATTTATAGATCTGGTGGTGGACTTACGTATCCGCATGCTGGTGCCCATGCCTTGGGTATGACTTCTGTAATGGGTTCTTATGGGTCTTACAGAAATGATGGTAGAAATAGGGTGGCTTCTGCAAAGGAATTCTCCATCCGTTTGGTTTGCCCGAACGAAAACATTGGAGCTGTGATTGGCAAAGGTGGAAGTATAATCAAACAGTTAAGACAGGAATCAGGCGCATCAATTAAAGTCGACAGTGCAGCTGCTGAAGGAGATGACTGCATAATATTTGTATCAGCTAAGGAG ACATTTGAAGATCCATCCCCAACAATTGATGCGACTATGCGCCTGCAACCACGGTGCAGTGAGAAAACAGAGAAAGAATCAGGTGATACTGTCATCACAACTCGCTTGCTTGTACCCAGTTCACGAGTTGGATGCCTTATAGGGAAAGGTGGTTCCATCATTAGTGAGATGAGAAATACCACGAGGGCGGGTATTCGTATCCTAGCCAAGGAAAATCTTCCCAAAGTTGCATCTGAAGATGATGAGATGGTGCAG ATTACTGGAGACCTCAATGTTGCTTGCACTGCATTGTTCCAAATAGTTTTGCGCTTGAGGGCAAATGTTTTTGAGATGGAAGGAACTTTAGCTGCAATTTCACCAGTTCTTCCATATGGTGGAGTGCCTCCCAACATCTCAGAAGGTTCAAAGTATTCTAATCGTGATAATAAATCACGTAGCCATGGGAATCCAATGTATTCTGGTGGACGTGATTTAGAGGATTCTATTCCAAATGATAGTTATGGTGGTTCACAg ATTGGTGGTGGAAGTAGTTATGGACCTTATGGAGTTTACTCTAGCCGTTCTAATAGTGCAGG GTTAGCTAGCCATAACCCTGTATCTTATGGCAAGTCTAATGGTTTCTAG
- the LOC115998014 gene encoding casparian strip membrane protein 2-like yields the protein MKTGSALEAGEASKVAAARGGGIRGINVFDLILRIAAIVGTLAAAAAMGTTNQQLPFVTQFVRFEAQYDDIDAFRMFLIVNAIVCVYLVFSLPLSIIHIMRRRAAKSRIVLIFLDTVMLGALTGAASAAAAVVYLAHYGNSSTNWFSICQQYPDFCQSSSGSLIGSFGAVVALLLLVLLSAIALARSH from the exons atgaagacaggTAGCGCACTCGAAGCCGGAGAAGCATCGAAGGTAGCAGCCGCAAGGGGAGGAGGAATCCGAGGAATCAATGTCTTTGATCTCATTCTCCGCATTGCTGCCATCGTCGGAACCCTAGCCGCCGCTGCCGCCATGGGAACAACCAACCAACAGCTCCCTTTTGTCACACAGTTCGTACGCTTTGAAGCTCAGTACGACGACATTGATGCTTTCAG GATGTTCCTGATTGTGAACGCAATTGTTTGTGTATACCTTGTATTCTCCCTCCCGCTATCCATCATCCACATTATGAGGAGAAGAGCTGCAAAGAGCAGAATCGTGCTTATATTTTTGGACACG GTGATGTTGGGGGCTCTGACCGGCGCGGCATCCGCGGCGGCTGCGGTGGTTTACTTGGCACATTATGGGAATTCATCCACAAACTGGTTCTCAATATGCCAACAATATCCAGATTTCTGCCAGAGCTCTTCCGGCTCCTTAATTGGATCCTTCGGCGCCGTCGTAGCTCTCCTTCTTCTTGTGCTTTTATCAGCCATAGCTCTAGCCAGGAGCCATTAA
- the LOC115998002 gene encoding photosynthetic NDH subunit of lumenal location 2, chloroplastic — protein sequence MATLTSSTIIPFHPQISINKTHPPRQWRSSSLPKTQAKLPEQHHQNRRNLVTALVATSLTLGLNLTPLAFAQNWGTRSFLRERFFEPGLSPEDAVARIRQTAEGLHGIENMLEKMSWKYVLFYLRQKAAYLSQDMKTAMSMVPQGRQASYVNTANQLVDNISEFDYYVRTPKVFESMVYYKKTLKSIDELVALLA from the exons ATGGCCACCCTCACAAGCTCCACAATAATTCCCTTCCACCCCCAAATCTCCATTAACAAAACCCATCCTCCTCGCCAATGGCGCTCATCATCACTCCCCAAAACCCAAGCCAAATTGCCCGAACAACATCATCAAAATCGAAGAAATCTGGTCACTGCTCTTGTAGCCACTTCCCTGACACTGGGCCTGAATTTGACCCCACTGGCATTTGCCCAGAACTGGGGAACCCGGTCGTTTCTGAGGGAGAGATTCTTCGAGCCGGGGTTGTCGCCGGAAGACGCGGTGGCCAGGATTCGCCAAACCGCGGAGGGACTTCACGGCATTGAAAACATGCTGGAGAAGATGTCGTGGAAATATGTTTTGTTCTATTTGCGACAGAAAGCCGCTTATCTTTCCCAGGATATGAAGACTGCAATGTCCATGGTGCCTCAGGGCAGACAAGCCTCCTATGTTAACACGGCCAATCAACTTGTCGATAACATTTCCGAG tttGATTATTACGTTAGAACCCCAAAGGTGTTTGAGTCCATGGTGTACTACAAGAAGACCCTGAAATCAATTGATGAGCTCGTGGCACTTCTagcataa
- the LOC116012358 gene encoding uncharacterized protein LOC116012358 — translation METNTNIAGCGGVMRDASGHWKAGYVHNIGICSPLQAESWALLKGLQLATTHAARKVIFESDSSEVVRRMNNSHVDATDSNIILACKHECRRFEEVKILLIAREKNAVADFLAKLAKQYAQGVHILTTPPVEVARLLEEDATGIPQWRFSVKTR, via the coding sequence ATGGAAACCAATACGAACATTGCTGGATGTGGCGGAGTAATGAGAGACGCCTCGGGACACTGGAAAGCTGGATATGTACACAATATCGGCATATGCTCGCCGCTTCAAGCAGAATCGTGGGCCCTTCTCAAAGGCCTTCAACTCGCTACTACGCATGCGGCCAGAAAAGTTATTTTTGAGAGCGACTCTAGCGAGGTGGTTAGGCGAATGAACAACAGCCACGTTGATGCTACTGACTCCAACATTATACTTGCATGCAAACATGAATGCCGACGCTTTGAAGAGGTAAAAATATTGCTGATTGCACGAGAGAAAAACGCAGTGGCAGACTTTCTAGCCAAACTCGCCAAACAGTATGCTCAAGGAGTGCATATTCTCACCACCCCACCAGTTGAAGTAGCTAGACTATTAGAAGAAGATGCTACCGGAATCCCACAATGGCGTTTTAGCGTTAAAACCCGCTGA